One Sphingomonas endolithica genomic window, GAACCCGCAAGCGCCTGGCGACACGCCAGGCAATTTCCGACGTTGCCACGCGCCTGTTCATGGAGCGCGGCTTCGACCAGGTGACGATCGACGAGATCGCGGAAGCAGCCGACGTCGGACGCATGACGGTGTTCAACCATTTCCCGCGCAAGGAGGACATGTTCTTCGACCGCGAACAGGAGGGGCATGATCTGGCGTTCGACGCCATCCGATCGCGCGCACCCAGCACATCGCCGATCCAGGCACTGGGGGCGCTTGCGCACCAGATGGTCGAACAGCGCCTGAAGGCTTTCCCGCTGTTCACGGACACGCGAAGGTTCGTCGAGACGGCGCAGGCCAGCGAGGCGTTGAAAGCTCGGGCGCGGCAGATGCGCGACGACTTCGTGCGCGCGTTGGCCGGCGTGTTGGCAGAGGGGGTGGGCCGCTCCGCTGATGATCCCGAGGCCGCCCTTGCAGCGGCACTGATCGCCGCGACATGGAGTATCGCGTTTACGCGGGCGCACACCGAACTGAGTGACACCGGCAACGTCGAGGCGGCAAAAGACATCTTCTTGCGCCTGATCGACCGGGGGGTTGTGGGTACGCATGCTGCATTGGAAGGAACGCCGTTACTAGAGGTCGTTTGACCCAAAATCCGGAAGATCAGCGCGAGCTTGTTACCTCCGCTTAGCCGCTGAGCCGCCCCTTCCTTAGTTATCGAACCTGTTGCCAAGTGCTGATCGCCTACTATGGTAGCGCTCTCAAAAAGAAGAAGTATCAGAGAGGATTGTCGATGCCCTTAGCTCGTAAGGCCCTGTTTGCAGCCGTGCTTATGGCTTCGGCGGTGCCGGTATCGGCC contains:
- a CDS encoding TetR/AcrR family transcriptional regulator codes for the protein MTIDEIAEAADVGRMTVFNHFPRKEDMFFDREQEGHDLAFDAIRSRAPSTSPIQALGALAHQMVEQRLKAFPLFTDTRRFVETAQASEALKARARQMRDDFVRALAGVLAEGVGRSADDPEAALAAALIAATWSIAFTRAHTELSDTGNVEAAKDIFLRLIDRGVVGTHAALEGTPLLEVV